Proteins encoded in a region of the Anoxybacillus amylolyticus genome:
- a CDS encoding restriction endonuclease subunit S — translation MKSQNYADYPLIGIDNIEKNTGNIINIKTVRECDIKGSKYYFNSDHIIYSKIRPYLNKVASPSFEGLCSTDAYPLKINKEKTNKQFILSILRSKYFVNYAIRQSKGANIPRIDQKQLLDYKTILPDLKLQDEFEYIVEQIDAQKEIMRNSLKELEHNFHSLMQRAFMGELFND, via the coding sequence GTGAAGAGCCAAAATTATGCTGATTACCCTTTAATTGGAATAGATAACATTGAAAAGAATACAGGAAATATTATTAATATAAAAACTGTAAGAGAGTGTGATATCAAAGGAAGCAAGTACTACTTTAATAGTGATCATATTATTTATAGTAAAATCCGACCTTACTTGAATAAGGTAGCTTCCCCATCTTTTGAAGGACTATGTAGTACGGATGCCTATCCTTTGAAGATTAATAAAGAAAAAACCAACAAGCAATTCATATTGAGTATATTGCGTTCAAAATACTTCGTTAATTATGCTATAAGGCAGAGTAAGGGAGCTAATATACCAAGGATAGATCAAAAACAACTTTTGGATTACAAAACCATATTGCCAGACTTAAAGTTGCAAGATGAATTTGAGTATATAGTCGAACAAATAGATGCTCAAAAAGAAATCATGAGAAATAGCTTAAAGGAGCTAGAGCACAACTTCCACTCCCTCATGCAACGGGCGTTTATGGGAGAGTTGTTCAACGATTAG
- a CDS encoding DEAD/DEAH box helicase family protein, producing the protein MLSNFSFLIDKPHYESFANACVEAEKSLVVSPATCAILTRRALELAVKWVYSFDSVLKVPYQDNLSSLIHDHGFMEIIDEELLPLLRYIVKLGNVAVHTNAMITREEAILSLHHLHQFVSWIDYCYSDEYTATDFDESLLQMGEEKRERPEELKDLYERLSSKDKRLEEMMKENEKLRALLTAKREENTKEYDFQVDELSEYETRKKYIDLELKLAGWEFKKDVVVEYPVVGMPNQEGVGYVDYVLFGNNGKPLAVIEAKRTTVDPNKGKQQAKLYADCIETMHGQRPIIFYTNGFETYIWDDLNYPARKVSGFYNKEELSLLIDRRTMKKPFKHVQINENMINRYYQKEAVLAVCDALEKKQRKALLVMATGSGKTRTAIAIVDVLTRHNWVKNILFLADRKALVMQAKNNFSHLLPNLTFCNLLDNKDNPEESRMVFSTYPTMMNAIDEAKRKDGKRLFTVGHFDLIIVDESHRSIYKKYRAIFDYFDAILLGLTATPKDEIDRNTYEIFDLENGVPTYAYELDQAVQDGYLVDYRTIETTLKFLEEGIRYDDLSDEEKERYEETFDDEVGEDIDSAALNEWLFNDDTIDTVLRDLMEKGIRVEGGDKLGKTIIFAKNHRHAERIVERFDRLYPEYKGGFARVIDYSVNYYQTLIDDFSDRNKLPQIAVSVDMLDTGIDIPEVVNLIFFKKVRSKSKFWQMIGRGTRLCKDLLGIGQDKTHFLIFDYCGNFEFFRQNPKGIDREIGESLTERLFNAKVEMIKELQHVRYQDEEYIAYRNELIDDVLAQMKKLNEESFRVRQCIQYVHKFKNRTNWDSLTVMDVNELQQYIAPLIVPLNDDEFAKRFDLLMYTIELAKLQTKNATKPIRSVVRTAEELAKLGSIPQVAEQKYIIEKVQTEEFWKEADLFELEAVREALRELVKFLERETRKIYYTNFKDQVLEVKENGSMLEVNDLKNYRKKVEHYLHEHRDQLAIYKLRHNKKLTVQDLRMLEHILWNKLGTKEDYEKEFGNTPIMKLVRKTVGLDPQVANEAFSEFLSNERLNIHQSRFVKHIVDYFVKNGVMDKKVLQEEPFKTVGSIVDLFKDNLDDARKIISIIDEINRNSEEIVGA; encoded by the coding sequence TTGTTATCGAACTTTAGTTTTTTAATAGACAAGCCTCATTATGAAAGTTTTGCAAATGCGTGTGTAGAGGCGGAGAAAAGTTTGGTTGTGAGTCCAGCGACGTGTGCGATTTTGACGCGCCGGGCGCTGGAGCTTGCGGTGAAGTGGGTATATAGCTTTGATAGCGTGTTAAAAGTGCCGTATCAAGATAACTTATCGAGCTTAATTCACGATCATGGGTTTATGGAGATTATTGATGAAGAGTTGTTGCCGCTGTTGCGTTACATTGTCAAACTGGGAAATGTCGCAGTTCATACAAATGCGATGATTACAAGGGAAGAAGCGATTCTTTCTTTGCATCATCTTCATCAATTTGTTTCTTGGATTGACTATTGTTATTCCGATGAATATACCGCGACAGACTTTGATGAATCGCTCTTACAAATGGGAGAAGAAAAGCGTGAACGACCAGAAGAATTAAAAGATTTATACGAGCGGTTAAGCTCGAAAGACAAACGTCTTGAAGAAATGATGAAAGAAAACGAAAAGCTTCGCGCCCTTCTCACCGCCAAAAGGGAAGAAAATACGAAAGAGTACGATTTCCAAGTCGATGAGTTAAGTGAATACGAAACAAGAAAAAAATATATTGACCTCGAATTGAAACTGGCAGGGTGGGAGTTTAAAAAAGACGTTGTCGTTGAATATCCTGTCGTTGGTATGCCGAATCAAGAAGGGGTTGGCTACGTCGATTACGTCTTGTTTGGCAATAACGGCAAGCCGCTTGCGGTCATTGAAGCAAAACGTACGACCGTTGACCCTAACAAAGGAAAACAACAAGCAAAGTTATACGCCGACTGCATTGAAACGATGCACGGCCAACGTCCAATCATTTTTTACACAAACGGGTTTGAAACGTATATTTGGGACGACCTTAACTATCCGGCGCGAAAAGTTTCTGGCTTTTACAATAAAGAAGAGCTAAGCTTACTTATTGACCGTCGAACGATGAAAAAGCCTTTCAAACACGTGCAAATCAATGAAAACATGATCAATCGCTACTATCAAAAAGAAGCGGTGTTAGCTGTATGCGATGCGCTTGAGAAAAAACAGCGTAAAGCATTGCTTGTCATGGCGACAGGAAGCGGAAAAACGCGAACAGCGATCGCGATTGTCGATGTGCTTACGCGCCATAATTGGGTAAAAAACATTTTATTTTTAGCCGATCGGAAAGCGCTTGTGATGCAAGCGAAAAATAACTTCAGCCACCTGCTTCCGAATTTAACGTTTTGTAATTTGCTCGATAACAAAGACAATCCAGAGGAAAGCCGCATGGTGTTTTCGACATATCCAACGATGATGAACGCGATTGACGAAGCGAAACGAAAAGACGGCAAACGGCTCTTTACAGTTGGGCATTTTGATTTAATTATCGTTGATGAATCCCATCGCAGTATTTATAAGAAGTACCGAGCGATTTTCGACTATTTTGATGCGATATTGCTTGGGCTGACCGCCACCCCAAAAGATGAAATTGACCGCAATACGTACGAAATATTTGATCTGGAAAACGGCGTGCCGACCTATGCCTATGAGTTAGATCAAGCGGTTCAAGATGGCTATTTAGTCGATTATCGAACGATTGAAACAACGCTAAAGTTTCTCGAAGAGGGTATTCGTTACGATGACTTATCAGATGAAGAAAAAGAACGATATGAAGAAACATTTGATGATGAAGTAGGCGAGGATATTGACAGTGCCGCGTTAAACGAATGGCTGTTTAATGACGATACGATTGATACGGTGCTGAGAGATTTAATGGAAAAAGGAATTCGCGTCGAAGGCGGAGACAAACTCGGCAAAACGATTATTTTTGCGAAAAATCATCGCCATGCGGAACGGATTGTGGAGCGCTTTGATCGATTGTATCCTGAATATAAAGGCGGCTTTGCGCGCGTCATTGATTATAGTGTAAATTATTACCAAACATTAATCGATGATTTTTCCGACCGTAACAAATTGCCGCAAATTGCCGTATCGGTTGATATGCTTGACACAGGTATTGATATCCCAGAAGTTGTGAATCTCATCTTTTTCAAAAAGGTGCGCTCCAAATCAAAGTTTTGGCAAATGATTGGGCGCGGCACTCGTTTATGTAAAGATTTATTAGGAATCGGTCAAGATAAAACGCATTTTCTTATTTTCGATTATTGTGGGAACTTTGAGTTTTTTCGCCAAAATCCAAAAGGAATCGACAGAGAAATAGGCGAAAGTCTAACGGAGCGTTTATTTAACGCCAAAGTTGAAATGATTAAAGAGCTCCAGCATGTGCGTTATCAAGACGAAGAGTACATTGCTTATCGTAACGAATTAATTGATGATGTGCTTGCGCAAATGAAGAAATTAAACGAAGAGAGCTTCCGCGTACGCCAGTGCATTCAATATGTGCATAAGTTTAAAAACCGCACGAATTGGGATTCGTTGACGGTGATGGATGTAAATGAGCTTCAACAATATATTGCGCCGCTGATTGTTCCGCTTAACGACGACGAGTTTGCGAAACGATTTGATTTACTTATGTATACGATTGAATTAGCAAAACTTCAAACGAAAAATGCAACAAAGCCGATTCGCAGCGTTGTTCGTACTGCGGAGGAACTAGCGAAACTTGGTTCCATTCCACAAGTAGCAGAACAAAAGTATATCATCGAAAAGGTGCAGACGGAAGAGTTTTGGAAAGAGGCAGATCTTTTTGAATTAGAAGCTGTTCGCGAAGCGTTGCGTGAATTAGTGAAATTTCTTGAACGAGAAACAAGAAAAATTTACTACACGAATTTTAAAGATCAAGTATTGGAAGTGAAAGAAAACGGTTCGATGTTAGAAGTAAATGACTTAAAAAATTATCGCAAAAAAGTCGAGCATTACCTTCATGAACATCGTGACCAGCTAGCAATTTACAAATTGCGTCATAATAAAAAGTTAACGGTGCAAGATTTGCGAATGTTAGAACACATTCTTTGGAACAAACTCGGGACAAAAGAAGATTATGAAAAAGAATTTGGAAATACGCCAATTATGAAACTTGTACGCAAAACGGTTGGACTTGACCCCCAAGTAGCAAACGAAGCGTTTTCGGAATTTTTATCAAACGAACGGCTAAACATTCACCAAAGTCGCTTTGTTAAACATATTGTGGACTACTTTGTAAAAAATGGTGTGATGGACAAAAAAGTACTACAAGAAGAACCGTTTAAAACTGTCGGAAGCATTGTAGATTTGTTTAAAGACAACTTAGACGATGCGCGTAAAATTATCAGCATTATTGATGAAATTAACCGAAATTCAGAAGAGATTGTAGGGGCGTAA